AAACTTAGTCCAATCTTAGTACGGCCACTCAAGCTACagaatgtacatatgtatgtatttacatACGTGGAAGACCCCCTTCAATCAATTTCAAGATCACGAACTTCATCCTTCCAGGCCCACCGAGTTCATCTAATTGAGTCAGAATGCGGAGCCATAAATGTCGCAAATGAATCAAGAGGACGGGGAAATGGGGCGGCGATTTGGGCGTCAGACGAGCTAGGGGTTGTTGTCGACGCCAGTTTTAATCAAAAATTAACGTAATAAATAATCATAAAGAATGCATAAAtgtcaaattataaatttgGACCAGTTTTACGACGTCGCACCGATCCGTATCTGTATGTGTATATCTTTAGACGGCTGTAACATAAATATTCGCACAACCaaatgggcgtggcaatcGCGGAAAAAATCAATGGATCTCCAACTTCaccctcccccctcccccctccccctttcAAATTTTAGGACGCCGCCGCAATTAAATTTGTCTGGGACTCCCGTCTTCTCTACCCCAACTTTTATTTGTTTCGcttcgttttttttctgttttttttttagtattttcatGGGCCCATTTTGTTGGTAACGCCGGTTTTCCTTTCACTCACGTTCACGACCGGGCCGACAGAAACAGAAAAGCGGGCGGAAAAGAGGGAAATTCGCAGACATTTCGGACGACGCCCACGCCGAGGGCCAACTAAATACCTAATGCCCTATCCATGGAGAACTTTCCCACTTGCCGCTTTAATGGCTCTATAAATGCTGGCCATTTTCACATGTAATACAGCTCTCTAATTTCAAAATaactatatttttatttgcaggAGCAAGTGGATTGTAGGACCATCTCAACTAATGATGTGCGTGATTGGGTAAGTACCGTTTAAAACGTTTAGTTTGTACGTGGATATATTGTTGTTAAAAACTGAGAAACATTGAAAGATTCCCTAACAACTGAAACTAACCGAGCAGCTGATAAAGAATGAACAAAATGAATTCTCAATCTGCGAAAGAATTCTACGCGGTCTCGAAATGTGAGTGAACGGTTTACGTAGTAGAGTGAAagaaatttcaatttcgtttCCTGGCGTCATTTGGAAAATGGCAATTGTGAAATTGAAAAGCTTCTTTTGCCGGCTGAGCTTTTTTCATTTCAATCCCTCTACTCTTTTGCAAATTTAGCGAAGAGAGGAGAGAGAAAACAATACTGCTTCGCATTGTATGCGTTTTCGTTTTTAAAGCATGAGATAATATGAAGTTCTCTCTCATTATTTTCACGCTCTCTTTTGAACTCTTGAGTGTTTCTCTGTGAGTACTTTTGCTTTGTTGTTTGAGTGGGTTGTGTTCCTATGTGTTTAGAAACATTGTTGCTGCaacaatttcatttggttCAACATGTATAGCAactaaatgaaatgaaaatgcagAAAATCTTTAAAAAAACTAGTAGGTTTTTATGTACAGATGTAAcacaattttttttggttaaCCTCGTTTCTCCTCTATCTCTCCTCTATCTCGCTCACACCGTTTTGTTCTTAAGACTttacaattaatttatatttatacaccCTTTACACTTGGTATTTTATCTTAATACACAGCATACACTTactgttttatatttatgcaCTGTTTAAACTTAGCATTTTAGCTTTATACACAGCATACACTTactgttttatatttatgcaCGGTTTAAACTTAGTATTTTAGCTTTAAACACAGCTTACACTTGTAAATCGCATTTACATTTCTTTTGTAAGCACATTTTAATAGATATATGTAATACTACTATAGAAATTCGATAGAAAAACTGACTGACAAATTCACTTGAATCGCAATCCCAAAGTTGCCGGCATCAAAACCCTTTTCTACCCATTTAAACTGATTAGCATATCGGCGGCATTCCAAAATGCAACCAATGAATAATCGCATTTGAACGCGCTGGAAGTGTTATTTATGCGACCGATACGATGTGGTATGTGGCCAAGTGTTCGCCAATCCTGATTAAAATATGGGTTAAGCGAATCGAGCGAAGAATTCTTCAAACCAAAGGGACGTAGATGATTTTTCCACAAGATCTGCATTTCGCCTTGGCATATTGCATACGGATGGTACCTGAAGTTGGCAATTCATTGGCAATGTGTCAAAGCCAAGTGGCAGTTGcaaccccctccccccctggGTTGGAATTACGTCACGAGCAAAGCGCCAGGTAAGCTGCCACTGCAAAAATCAGAGGCAGCGAGTGCAGTAAGCTTCGTTAGTCGACGACTGCATACCCTATCACCTCACCATTGTGTCATTTCTTCGGAGAGTCCAATTGGAAAAGAATTCTTTGCATTCTAAAGAATTAATTCGTGCTGGAAAAaatgattattttaaacaaatatatgtGGGCATGATTTCTGCGAGGGTATGAGAGTACGAGACTGAAAACGTAAAACACTGAAGCCGGCTTGCATGGCCAGTTTTCTGTCTCTGTCGGCGGCAGTTGtgctctctctcactctctctgtAGCTCTATCTGTCTTTGTCTGTGTCTCTGCTTCTGTTTTGCATGCcgttgacaattgaatttccGATGAAAAGCTGAAAATGCAGCACGAGGTCAGGAATGGGAACGAAAACGAAAGACTTTGGCCACAAACTCAAATTCAGCGGTGCGTTAAACCAGCAGCGCACGTCGCCTGCTGTCTCTTTCGCGCAACGCCTTTATGAATGAAAACTGCTGTGGCGCCAAagagagcaaaaaaaaaagaaatacaacaaaaaattggaaaaatgcTTAGTTTTGCCAGTTTGCTTAACCCTTTTGTGGCCCACACATGGGCACCGAGTGATACGCTCTCTGATTTCCCGATCAATGCAATTGCATGCGACTAACTAATTTCTCAAActaattttttgtgtttacCTTTTTGGTCAATTATTGAAATCATTTATCATTGCATTTGTTGCTATTTCTGTGCCATTTTTTGTCGTTGTTCATGCCTCatgccattgttgttggcgGCAATTTAGCAATTATCTTTTTGTGAATTGTCATGTCggattaattaaattatcgCACCCGACGGCGAGGGGTGGGGGGTGTGTGTGCGGTAATTTCGGGCAGATGAATAAATGATTGTGGCAAGGTACTTTGCGATGGGTTAAATCAAATACATATGCATTTGGGCAATGGGAAATAGTGCGGTAAAATGATATTAATTGTTTGCATAGTATTACTATTACTAAGGGAATTTGTAAACATTCTTAACAGTTTTAAATGATAGCTGTTGGTTCTAGGAGAATTCACACTTGTGTAGAATGCGACTGGCACTCGATCAGATCGCTTTCTGAGGGACATAGCTCGCACAACCTGCACAAACCGAGTCcattccactccactccactccattccattccattcaattcaattcaatcaAAACTGTGTCACTGGGTTACGAGTTGCAGGCAATTGCTGGCGTTGCACATTGAGAGGCACGGCAGCAACAAGTTTTGCCAGCGGCAACAGGCAACATCAACGGCCAAAACGCTTGCCGTTGTTTCCCTTTGGGCCAAAGCGGCCAATTAACTTATCTGATGCATAGAAAAAGATACAGAGAGACTGCGGCTTCGGCTGCAACAGCGATCCCAACTACAGGCCATGGCAATTCGTGGTGCTTTTGCTTGAGATCCTCAATCGCTGCCTACGTACAAGTATTCAAGCCAGTCTTGCACTACACGGAGAGAAAATGTCGACGCAAGTTGCAGTGTTGGAAATGCCTTTTTATTGGTCGGGAATGGATATCTACTGCGATATTCATTCATTTGTTGGCCATTCTTGCTTGCAGTCCATtgatttctcgcagtgcagtCAGCCTTCAGCTAGaggggtttttttttctacCATTCATTGAGTTTTCCCGGCTCTGGCCATCTCTTTTCATTCGTCAGAGGCCGTCTCTTTCGCACCAAGCATCCGCATTGCCGCAGACGGTCTGTCTGGTGAGCGACGGAACGAAATGGCATGGAACGAAACGAAATCACTGGGAATCAAAGTGGATCGCATAAACGGGTTTTTCGGCAGATCGGAAAATGTGTCTATTATGCACTGGGCCACGCCGATTTTCCTGCTCAGTTATGTATTTCACTTTCGACGGCCCGAAGTCATTTTGGTGGGTGGCCTCGCCCTTCCCTTTTTCCTTGGCTGGAAAATAGCACGGGGCGTGGCGAGGAAAACGCTGGAAAAGCGGCGCGCccacaaaatatttgcaagcTAATTTCGCCAGAAATGGTCAAAAGGCGGTTTTatcaaccaaaaaaaaattataacaaACTTAAAATAGTAATTCTTTAGAAACCATGCATGTTTTCAAATAATCATTTTCTATACgaattaaaaagttttctcATCGCACTTTAATTGGCCATCTCGGAGTTCAAAGCTAGAGAATGTTACAAATTCCTGAAAATTCTGAAAAAACCTGGAAGTCGCACTCGGCATGCCAAAATGTGGGCAGCACTTGGCTGCTGTCAATCAAAgttgcatttttgttttcaattttccgtGGCCCCCGCTCTCTTTTACCATTTCACCATTTCCCACCTCGAGTGGAAAGCGCTGGGGCCGAACCGGAAAAGCGTGTGTTAATAGGAAAACTTCAAAAGCCGAAAGGGGTGGAAAAACATACCGTATTGCATTTGCAGTCGTTGTCACAGCAAGGCATTAATTATGCCATCAGCAAACCGACGACGACATCGCAGCAGACATATCCTGTTGACAGCCCCGGGTCCCGCCCGGCCCCTCGATTTTCCAGCCCCCCGATTTCCCAGGGGCGGGGGTTAGTTTTTCGCATGGCAACGGAAGTCACGTCGGAGTTTTTCCTCTGAAAATTCCCAGCACTCGCAATTATTTAATAACACAAGTACAGTGTAGTTTGATCAAACTgagaaagcacacacacaagggGCTGAGGTGGGCGTTTGGGTATGGCCTGAGTTGGAGGCGTGGCAATAATTAAGTTGCTGCATTGCAGAACCAGTGCCAAAATGAACCCAACACTGGACGGCAAGCAAATGGTTTAATTCCATTAGAGCAACTTTTGTGGCGCaaaaaaaagttaataaaCAAAAGGACAAATTGAATTACGAGAAACTTGCTGACACCTCCAACTAATCCCACGGAATTTATTGGCAAGTAGCCCTGCTGACTAGTGTATTCCAAGGCGCCTTGCCGttaaaagaaaatgaaaagaaaagcggAGCAGTGTACAAAATATTTAGctgtataaaaataaaatagacCGTTTTCAAACGGGGAAAACTCGCCGAGAGGTGTATCTATGAGATGTCCCCGCTGACAAATAGAAAATTCCATGCAAGTGTAAAAATAAACTTGGGGCAATGTTAGCTTTTCCTCGCTGCGGATTTTCCCCCCGGAGATAAGAAAATCGTTCCCATAAATGTCAATTAATTTATGTGCGTCCGATGGCAACTAGACATTTTCCTGGCCAACTGAGATTGAAGTTCGGCCAAATGGAAAGTGGAATGCGCTTCGCTATCGGAAAATGTAAGCTGCCAAGTGGGCaggggaaaatggaaatgtggAAAACGGCTGCGACTGCGTTGGCGGCCTTTGGCGACGCTGTCGGCGTTCTGGGCGATTAGTTGTCTTAAAAATAGACTCAGACATGCGGAAGAAAGAACGAAGAGATTCTTTGCACTCGAAATATTAAAATACGAACATAcaattttctcttttttttttttagctttatttttagCACATAACGTTTAAGCTTTGAATAATTCACAAAGATCGTATCAAATGTACGATAGTTAAGTTTTGAGGCTAATACCGAAAACACGATGCAAAGCACTTGCTTGGCACTAATTGAAATCGGATTCTTTTTCGCGCAGTGCACGCGGTTGTCAGGCGACATCTTCATCTCTCCGCGTCTCGTCCATCCATCCAATCCCACCCACTCATTTCCACCTCCTCAAAGTGGCGGCTCGGCTCGTTTCGCTTCTGTCTGGCTGTCTGTCTAAATATATTCCCCACTAATCCTACACGAAAACTATTTCGTTGTGTTAATAATCTTCTTCCGCCACTCATTGCTATGCGATCCGATCCAAGTCGATCCAATCCGATCGGATGCTAGACAATTATCCTCCTTTTTACCTCGAAAGTGTGGGATTAAAGTCGCATATATTCTTCTGATTTGCCGAAATCTCGAGGGAACTTATTTGAGAATTTACTTTACATTTTCATGTTGCCAAGTGCTAGGAACCTGGATGGCCTTAAATACTTTGGCATTGTCTCAATTGtatatttctttttctcttcttttatttcacttaaagAAGAGAATTCCACCCACGTCTAAAAATAAGCATAACTTCCTGATCTCACATCCGTGTCCCCATGAAAAATTCGACCCATTTGAGGCTTTAACTGCCTTTTAGCCGACTGGCGATAATTTGTCTGCCGGCCTCACCGCAATGGCACTCATATTTGCACAGTCAGCCCAAGGGTCTCGGTCTCGGTCTGGGTCTGGGTCTCTCTGCAGGTATATCTTTTCTGCATCCCGCTGTAGTCGAACATAAGATATATACATTGGTACATCTCATATATCTGCTTTCGTGAACGTATCGTGCCGGGGCAATTTTCATGCAGTCATTCCTCATTCATTAAAACGTCGCATGGCGTCCGCTGAAGAAAGAAAGACAACGAAGAAGCAGAAGACTGGCGAGAAGAAACCAAAGATGAGGCACGCAGGCGGTAGCTGGGGGGGACTCTTTTGGCATGGCATTAACCCGTAGAACTCCTTTCACTTTACATTCTAATTCCAAAAGTTCCAGCATTCGCATACCAAGACCCTGTTACCTTGGCGAGGGGGGCGCGGCGGGGGAGGCCGGCATTCTTCGCTCCGGCTCCGGCGAAACCTGAATGCCCGATGAATGCTAATGCTAATACCTCGTACCTGGCCAATTTTCCCCTCGGGCGGCCCATAAAATGTGTccgtgtgtgcgagtgtgagtATATGCAGCGCACACGGTGCAAAAAAGTACGAGTATCAGCAAAATGGTTAACTTCGTGTTTTCCGCGATGAAATGGCCGTTATCGGTGTCAAAACGGCATGAAAATTGGTATGTGTGCATAGCTGTCCAGTTTGAAAACCCAATACAttataaaattgattttaagtTAGTCTCACAGTTATTTCTCCCTGTGCGCTACCTTAAAGAATTCCCTGCTGAAAAAAAACCCAAGCTATTGATCGGAGTTCGAAAAGCGGCCAAATCGATggcacaaataaaatatttaattgcccCCAGGTATTATGCATTATTAAGTAACTGGGAAGCGTGGATGCAATATAAACAATGGCGCTCCCCACAGCTAATTGCTTGCTCCtggaaaatgtattttcaTTTGGTGAAAATGGAGCTGGAAGTGGAAAACGAGAATGCAACTGACGAAAAATACAATCGTTTGATACGAGTAGATATACTAAAGCAATATAGATAACCACCCGGCTGACAGGTGTAACTGGGGGCGGCATATAAACACATAACCCTTCACCAGGTTCGATAAGGGCCATTGGAGGTATGGAGGTAGGGGGACTTCAAAATGTACTGGACATACGCAGATATGATCAGTGCTATAAATATTACCGCAAAAGGCCCACAACTGATATACTGATAGACAGGCCCAGTGGCTGCGCCACTCGAAGTATCTCGCTGCCAAAAAGCGATTAATCATCTCCGCCGCCTGTTTAGAGCACAACAATAACAAGAGATTAATATAGCCGATGTCTGAGGCTGATTTTGGTTCTGATTTTGGTTCAGATTCAAGCTCCGAGGCTGTGGGAAAGACCACAAAGGAGTACCCGTACACCAGGAGAAAAAAGGGTGACTAAGCGCGGGCTTTAAAAATATAGTAAACCATTTCAAGTTGTTAGATACAAATTAGATATACTTTTGAGGAGCAATgctttttattaatattattttattttttatttttattttgataaaCTCTCAATTCTATGCCAAATGCGGCTTTCTCAGTGCTTTATTTGGCAAGTGGAGCCGCTGAAGGGGCCACCGGCTCATCTGGAGTGCCACTTGGCACTTGCCACTTGCCGCAAATTCCCTTAATCATCGCCTGGTGTAATAAATCTAATTTCCCCCAGAGCAGCCAGCAATCGATCGATCTACATATGCGGACACAAAAACCAATCAACTTACTGGCCATATCTCCACTCCATCCCAGAGTACTTCAGTTCGCATTCAATGGCTTTGGATAAACAAGCTGAGCAGAAAACGAGCGACAGAACTGACTGGATAGTGCGAATACAAGGAGTTATTGAACTCGGAGTTACACCACACATTAAGCccattttaatatttagtaTACCACTTGAGTTTGGATGTGGCGCCGTTCTCCTGCTCTCCACAAATCAATCTGATTTTTAGCAAGCGGATGTGATCGGCAGATAGCAAGTGCGCCCAGGGTCCCTGATCTCCAAAACTTGTCCAATGCCACGACTACCCACTCTCGAGGCGGGGAAAAGCGAAAGAAAAACAGACAATGCCAGCCAATTACCTGCGATAACACAAATATTTCTGTAACAACCAGTTCTTGGGCCGagttttcagtttcagtttcgatTTCGTCAGTCGGCCAGAAATTAGCACGTAACTTCGGCTTGAACCccaccccaaaaaaaaaaaaaaagaaaaataccAAAAACCCATTGGCACTAAGTCATAAAAATAACAATGAACAAGACACAAGACACGGCCCAAAAATGtacaacaatttttattatatctttacttttttttttttttttgggctatttggcttttgttttgtggctGTCATGCTCATTGAGCAcgctttttgctttttgctttttgctttttgccttttgcttcGGCCCTAAGACAGGGCTGGCTGCCCTGGTAGCCGGGCTCCACTGTGCGGATTGTGCGTGCCCCTGCTTACCGCCGATTTGTTGACATTAGGTCTTAAAATTTATTAGTTCTTATTGTCAATGGGGCGGGCTGGTGTAGGTCTTATGTACTTCGGTTGTCGGGCGGGGGGCGGCAAGCCCTGGGCGTGGCCAATGGGCTTTTGGTTGCCCAATGGCTCGGTCACAATCGAGTCGTATCGATTCGAGCGGAATGCAATGCCGCAACAATTAAACAAGCCTCAATTAAAAGTGTTCGCTCTTTGTCGCGCCGAAATAGCTACCCATTTGAAAACAACTAACATCGAATCGATTTCCCAGTTTCCAATTAATGtatatttcttaaatattAAAGCCAAATGATTGAAATATTAACGAGTCAGCGCAGCATCAGTCCAATAATTTATTCATCACCTTGCTCGTCCAAGATCGAATGTGTTGGTGTCCAGGAAGAGGCGGAAAGCTTTCGGGAAAAGAGGCTATGCATGGGCTACTGCTGACTCAGCTGATGGCTAGGAATGCCCCAGATTCCCAGATTCCCCTATTCGGCCTACTTTTCGCCAGAGACGGCCATGGCGGTGAGGAAGTAGAAGCCCGACCAACTCAAATAGTTCACCGGCTCGCCGCTGCCCTCGCTGATCTGCTCCTCACAGAATTTGGCACCGAACTTGGCCATGAAGGCCAGGAAGGCCATGCCGCCCAGGTTCCAGCTGCTCTCATTGATCGCCAGATACGCCAGCGAGGTGATGTTTCCCAAAATGGTCAGGGTCTTCAGGGTGTCAAGGGCGCCTCCTTCGCTCTCATCCCCGCTTTCGCCCTTGAAGAAGGTCAGGATCACGCTGACGGCCAGCGGCACGATGAAGAGTCCATGGCCCAAGGCAATGTTGTTGCTCTCGGCGGCCAGATAGAGCTCCACATTGACCAGCGGCAGCGGGATGATCTCCATGATCGATGTGGTCGTCTCGGTGACCTTCTTGGCATTGTCATCGCCGGTCAAACCGCTCACCAAACCGAAGAGTCCATGGCAGAAGCCGAACACACAGGCTGTGAAGGCGTAAGGGTGTTCGCTGGGTCCAATCTTGTAGAAGCCAAAGCCCGCGGCTCCGCAGAGAACAACGTTGAGCACACAGCTCACGGCCGAGTTGTCAGACATCCTGATGTTATGTCACTGTTTGAGTATGTCTCCCGAAAATATTACTACAACCGGTCTTGCTCGACTTGGAACTGTGCGTAGGTGCTAGAATATGCTAATCGGTTTCGTAGTTCGTAACTAATCTATCCTTGTACTAGTACCACTGCTATGAACTTACCTTTGGCAATCTTGCTTGTTACGCGAAACGCCGCTTTCTTGCTTGGCGCGTATTGCTTTCGTAGCAAGTTGAGGAATGCCCGCTGCTGGCTCGGTTGTTCGGTGGTTTCGTTTGAATACACTTTTCAACGCAATTTTATCGAAAGGCAACTAAAAAACTTGTAAAGAAGGGACAGAGtaaaatttacaatttgaATTTGTTCTGGTTTTACGAATAGAGAGTGCTTCAGCTTGACTCGAGAATGTGTCGACCGAAACGTTGAACGAGCTGTGTGATAATGCCCCACACGGAGCTCTGACAAATCTGGAGAGCCCAAAGTTAAAGTCAATGCCTGCTGCCAGTTTACAAAAATCGCCATTCCAATTTTTAGGAAGCTACTCAAACTAAACCATTGCATTGCTAATGGATTGTCCATTATGTGCGGAAATATCTTGTGTGAAAGTAGATCTTGTGCAAAGCAATAAAATTTCGCATGTGTGAAACTTAAGGACGAAACGAAAAATGTTTGCTTAAAAGTTGGCCTTGAAAAAACTGTTGatgcaaataaaacaaacaaacaaattgtttgtagtgcatatatatattttatattactTCGCTGGTGCATTGGTTTCATATACAAGTGATAATGTTTTTGGACAAGTCGAAGAAAAGGCAGTGGAATAACATACTGGAAGAGTATCTAAGACAGACGGAGCAGGATCAAGAAACGACGTCGGCACAGGTCAAGAATGAGCTGGAGGGTTCCAACAAATTGCTGACCCCCAACTGGTATTGGTATCGTTATATAGATGAACAGATCGTCCCGCTCCCGATGAGCAGTAGTTTGGTGCAGGTCGCCGAATCCAATTTGTTATCGCCAATCTCCAATTTGAGGTCAAAGCTTTGTATTTCGGTAAGCAGTGGGCTTGATGTCGCCAGCATGGCGAGCAGCGAGAGTTTCAAATGTCCTCCGCCACCGGTAATGTTTCCAAAAAGAGCTGATTCCGATTTCGGCGTCGTTTTGAATATTTCACGACAAAGACGCTTTCGAAATAAATACAGTTCCATTGGCGTCGCTCCGCTAGGTGCGGAATCTATCCCACCTAGGTGCCCTGACGGGGATCCCATCCTACGAGCCGGGGGCACTTTCCGCGACTTTGAGGTTATCTGGAAGCCGATGAGCGCCAAATTGGACGAATCCTGGGCGGAGAACATTTTAAGGAGTCACACAGGTCAGATGAGTAAGTTCCGCAACATGCTTAGTTACATTCAAGGATTACTACCTAACACATATTCAGGTAATAATGAAATCATGTGGAAGGCGATAAAGATGTGCTGGTTCGACGACCTGGAGATCCAGATTGAGTCGAGGTTCCTTTTCGTGAGCCGTATTGTGTTCACCCACTTTGCCAGAAATTTTCGCAATTTGTCGAGTCCATTTTTGCAAATACCAGTGCAAAAAATCGAAATGGCCATTTTAGCTCGCATCTACGAATGGATGCTGGACGAGGAAGAAAGCTTCCTCGTTAAACAGAATCTGCTAGCATTCTACGCCGCAGCCTATTGCTTGGGCGTGAAGCCGCTGATGAAACAGGCCTGGAACATCATTTCGTCGAACGAAGACTACGACATTTGGGAGATAAATGCCTTTCGAACCTATATCATGGCCAGGGATTTCCGCTGCCAGGACATCATGGCTGCCATGCTGTCGCGGTTGCGAAAgagttttttgccaattgTGGCATCCTGGGAGTTTCTCGAGTTCGATGTCAATGAAGTGACCTCTTTGCTGGAACAGGACATGCTGTGTGTCAACAGTGAGGACGAGATATTCTTCGCCGCCTTCCACTGGCTGGATTACTCCTGGGCGGAGCGCAAGAAGTTCGCGGCCATGGTGATGCGAAAAGTCCGCTTTGCACTCCTGTCACCCTGGTTGCGTCGATCCATTTGCAATGTGCCGGAAAACGATCGCATCGGCGAGATTGCCCAAATACCAGAGGTGAGCGTCTGATTAGTGGGAAAACGAAGCAATTCGATTGGTATTTCGAAATGCAATATATATTGGATTATTTTTCTAACAGATTTGCTCCTTGATTTGGGAGGGCACACTGTTGTGCCAGGCGATCATTGCCATTGGAGAACCGGAATGTCGAAAGTCGACGACCGTTCGTCGTATGCTAAAAGACTTCGAACAGAAAACGGTCAATGAGCGGTATTGGGTGTTCTGCGAGGGAGTTCCGCACCATCATGATAGGAAATGCGCGCGATATCGAGAGCTGACCTATGAAAGCTTCAAGAGATTCCTGCACCGTCTGCACAACCAATCAGTTATCTTTATGGATAACCTGCAGTTAGTGCCTAATAGGATCACTAACACTTACTGCTGCTGCATAGACGTCAACTTCTGTCCTGATGATGAACGAACCTGCCCCATGCCGCCCTTCTACAGGAATCATTTGGACCTTAACGAGAAATTCCCCCCTTACTGCAGTTCTGGTTAATGAAATTCAACTTTATTATGCCAAAAACTGATGACGCATGCTCGTTGCCAACGTCGTTAAAACTTATGGGTCTATCTCCCTGGTCCAAAGGTTTATAAAAGTTTATTGGACTACGACCTGAATGTCGGACGCGTCACCACCCTCAGTGTCCGTGGTGTCATCCATGCTCTCATAAAATCCGTCCAACTGGCGGTCGTCATTCGGCATTGGCCTGGCGATTCTGGGAACCGTCGGCAGGGTCTTCCCTCATCCGATCATCCATCCTTACGTTTCCATCGGTGTAGTTCAAAACGTTACGCCCTAGGCGGCGGAGATATAACTTCTGGTTGAGGTACATTTTCAGCAGTCCCTTAATCCCGATATAGGCAATACCGCCATAGATGGTGCGCTGCAGTGGATCGTCCATGCTCCTGAAGAACACATTTCCCACCGTGGTGACAAGAGTCGGCAGAA
The Drosophila mauritiana strain mau12 chromosome X, ASM438214v1, whole genome shotgun sequence DNA segment above includes these coding regions:
- the LOC117148766 gene encoding uncharacterized protein LOC117148766 → MSDNSAVSCVLNVVLCGAAGFGFYKIGPSEHPYAFTACVFGFCHGLFGLVSGLTGDDNAKKVTETTTSIMEIIPLPLVNVELYLAAESNNIALGHGLFIVPLAVSVILTFFKGESGDESEGGALDTLKTLTILGNITSLAYLAINESSWNLGGMAFLAFMAKFGAKFCEEQISEGSGEPVNYLSWSGFYFLTAMAVSGEK
- the LOC117148759 gene encoding uncharacterized protein LOC117148759; translated protein: MFLDKSKKRQWNNILEEYLRQTEQDQETTSAQVKNELEGSNKLLTPNWYWYRYIDEQIVPLPMSSSLVQVAESNLLSPISNLRSKLCISVSSGLDVASMASSESFKCPPPPVMFPKRADSDFGVVLNISRQRRFRNKYSSIGVAPLGAESIPPRCPDGDPILRAGGTFRDFEVIWKPMSAKLDESWAENILRSHTGQMSNNEIMWKAIKMCWFDDLEIQIESRFLFVSRIVFTHFARNFRNLSSPFLQIPVQKIEMAILARIYEWMLDEEESFLVKQNLLAFYAAAYCLGVKPLMKQAWNIISSNEDYDIWEINAFRTYIMARDFRCQDIMAAMLSRLRKSFLPIVASWEFLEFDVNEVTSLLEQDMLCVNSEDEIFFAAFHWLDYSWAERKKFAAMVMRKVRFALLSPWLRRSICNVPENDRIGEIAQIPEICSLIWEGTLLCQAIIAIGEPECRKSTTVRRMLKDFEQKTVNERYWVFCEGVPHHHDRKCARYRELTYESFKRFLHRLHNQSVIFMDNLQLVPNRITNTYCCCIDVNFCPDDERTCPMPPFYRNHLDLNEKFPPYCSSG